A single uncultured Methanolobus sp. DNA region contains:
- a CDS encoding S1 family peptidase: protein MLVVSIMLIGTVGAESTDSTQYELFEGEYYLPDFSSDSFESLKEDSTVIETCGTIPEISDDKEKIEWLCNIDTCMHDSKDELMAYMKDNGGPVSGFGIHYEGYMFVDIDKNSINKVDQKAIDEMYGIIEANAEKSGMKSAPVVFREETTFELHSRTDYWANMVGGIKINYDNESGTTYKSTLAFAAEDSSGTPGFVISGHSALTAGGVGGEIRQGGRVVGYVDYLTLHFADAAWVEASNVLDDIYYADNNVLKDVTTYGDTNVGAKVYMSGITSETTSGYVIEDYTAINQSGTGITFYDQFTADYDSEGGDSGGPVFRKTVGGVKIVGMHWGGETRSVFSPVSGVILDLGVTPLY from the coding sequence ATGCTTGTTGTATCAATCATGCTTATAGGCACAGTGGGGGCTGAATCGACAGATTCAACTCAATATGAATTGTTTGAAGGTGAATACTACTTACCTGATTTTAGTTCCGATTCGTTTGAATCCCTTAAAGAAGATTCAACAGTAATTGAAACATGTGGAACTATACCAGAGATATCAGATGACAAAGAAAAGATAGAGTGGTTATGCAATATTGACACTTGTATGCATGATTCTAAAGATGAATTGATGGCATATATGAAAGACAATGGTGGGCCTGTATCTGGATTTGGAATTCATTATGAAGGTTATATGTTTGTAGATATTGACAAGAATTCAATTAACAAAGTTGACCAAAAGGCCATTGATGAAATGTACGGCATAATAGAGGCAAATGCAGAGAAAAGTGGTATGAAATCTGCTCCTGTAGTTTTTAGAGAAGAAACAACATTTGAGCTTCATTCACGCACAGATTATTGGGCTAACATGGTTGGCGGTATTAAAATAAACTACGATAATGAATCAGGCACAACGTATAAGTCAACATTAGCATTTGCCGCAGAAGACAGTAGTGGTACACCTGGATTTGTAATATCAGGACATTCTGCTCTAACTGCAGGAGGAGTTGGTGGAGAGATACGCCAAGGTGGAAGAGTAGTAGGCTATGTAGATTATTTGACACTTCACTTTGCAGATGCTGCCTGGGTAGAAGCAAGCAATGTGCTTGATGACATCTATTATGCAGACAATAATGTGCTAAAAGACGTGACTACTTATGGAGATACAAATGTCGGTGCTAAAGTGTACATGTCAGGAATAACCAGTGAAACAACGAGTGGTTATGTAATAGAGGATTATACTGCTATTAATCAATCAGGCACAGGTATCACCTTCTATGATCAATTCACAGCTGACTATGACTCCGAAGGAGGAGACAGTGGTGGTCCTGTGTTTAGGAAGACTGTCGGAGGAGTGAAGATAGTAGGCATGCACTGGGGCGGTGAAACGAGGTCTGTATTCTCTCCAGTTAGTGGTGTTATCTTAGATTTGGGCGTTACACCATTATATTAA
- a CDS encoding MarR family transcriptional regulator codes for MKQSERIGAKIAYIFSHNHHYIENALESYNLKGPMFAFLLTLSHKDGCSQESLARYLMFSKATATRVITALEKEGYVYRERDENDRRIYRVFISDKGREVVPAINAALQEWNSILLSDLSDEEEQLFRKLLDKTRNTLVEFDRKSSRE; via the coding sequence ATGAAACAGTCTGAAAGAATCGGTGCAAAGATCGCATACATCTTTTCGCACAATCATCATTACATCGAGAATGCACTTGAATCGTATAACCTGAAAGGTCCGATGTTTGCATTCCTGCTGACGCTCTCACATAAAGACGGGTGTTCTCAGGAAAGTCTGGCACGCTATCTTATGTTTAGCAAAGCCACGGCAACCAGGGTCATTACCGCGCTTGAAAAAGAAGGCTATGTCTATCGTGAGAGGGACGAGAATGACAGACGTATATATCGGGTTTTCATCTCTGATAAAGGCAGGGAAGTCGTTCCGGCGATAAACGCTGCTCTTCAGGAATGGAACAGCATTCTGCTTTCAGACCTGTCAGATGAAGAGGAACAGCTATTCAGGAAGTTGCTCGATAAAACAAGAAATACTCTTGTGGAATTTGACAGAAAATCCTCCCGTGAATGA
- a CDS encoding MATE family efflux transporter: MNEKSEFLGTEKINKLLWQLATPAIIGLLVQAFYNLVDTFFVGRALGDQSVLGIAGVAVAFPLQMIMMAISIGIGVGGSSVISRMLGSKDVKKAERTLGNVFTFTLVLSIIFQIIFFFNVDTILNLFGATADNLVYAKEYAVVILQGTLAFTFGFVLNNLVRAEGNSKVAMNNMVFSGVLNIFLDAILMFGFGMGVKGAALATVLAQLAGTIYLLYYYISGKSPLRLEMANFKPQLSLIKDITTIGFGSFAMGASNSFMMLVLNNVLAVYGGDLSIAVFGVAIKLLMLILMPIIGISHGLQPIVGYNYGAENYERVNESVKKSLMITTLFGLAGFILLSLFPGTFFSMFSTDADLISSGASALRIMVLASPLIGLNVIGTTLFQSVGKAKPSFFLSMCRQILFLIPLVILLPYYFDLSGVWMAFPISDFMAAMVSMFFVWREYRYFQNRSSNT; this comes from the coding sequence ATGAATGAAAAAAGTGAGTTTTTAGGTACTGAGAAGATCAACAAGCTTCTCTGGCAGCTTGCCACACCGGCAATAATCGGACTTCTTGTCCAGGCATTCTACAACCTTGTAGACACCTTCTTTGTAGGAAGAGCACTCGGAGATCAGAGTGTGCTTGGAATTGCAGGAGTTGCTGTTGCTTTCCCACTCCAGATGATAATGATGGCCATATCAATTGGCATAGGTGTTGGCGGTTCCTCGGTAATTTCCAGAATGCTTGGCTCTAAAGATGTAAAAAAAGCTGAAAGAACTCTCGGAAATGTCTTCACCTTTACACTGGTACTCAGTATAATATTCCAGATCATATTCTTCTTCAATGTAGATACAATATTGAATCTCTTCGGTGCTACCGCTGATAACCTCGTCTACGCAAAAGAATATGCTGTTGTCATATTGCAGGGAACACTTGCATTCACATTCGGTTTTGTCCTGAACAATCTCGTAAGAGCAGAAGGCAATTCCAAAGTTGCCATGAACAACATGGTATTTTCAGGAGTACTGAACATCTTCCTTGATGCCATTCTTATGTTCGGCTTTGGCATGGGTGTAAAAGGTGCAGCTCTTGCAACCGTACTTGCACAACTGGCAGGTACCATCTATCTGTTATACTACTACATAAGTGGCAAAAGCCCCCTCAGGCTTGAAATGGCAAATTTCAAACCACAACTCAGCCTGATCAAAGATATAACAACAATCGGTTTTGGCTCATTTGCTATGGGAGCATCCAACAGTTTCATGATGCTTGTCCTGAACAACGTGCTCGCAGTCTATGGCGGAGACCTTTCAATAGCTGTATTTGGTGTAGCCATCAAATTGTTAATGCTGATACTAATGCCAATTATAGGAATATCCCATGGCCTGCAGCCAATTGTCGGATATAACTACGGAGCGGAGAATTACGAAAGGGTCAACGAGTCAGTTAAGAAATCACTTATGATTACCACTCTCTTCGGACTGGCAGGTTTTATTCTGCTCTCTCTGTTCCCGGGAACATTCTTCAGTATGTTCAGCACCGATGCAGACCTAATCAGCAGCGGAGCATCAGCCCTTAGAATTATGGTTCTTGCAAGTCCTCTGATAGGTCTGAATGTTATCGGAACAACACTCTTCCAGTCAGTTGGAAAAGCAAAACCATCATTCTTCCTGTCAATGTGTCGTCAGATTCTGTTCCTGATACCACTGGTAATACTTCTTCCATATTACTTCGATCTTTCAGGAGTATGGATGGCATTTCCAATATCTGACTTCATGGCTGCTATGGTAAGTATGTTCTTTGTCTGGAGAGAATACCGCTATTTCCAGAACAGAAGTAGCAATACATAA
- a CDS encoding Rieske (2Fe-2S) protein, with product MPEKSWFFAIKDDDLKEGSMEFARVKGTPVLLIRKNDTVYSLFGKCKHMGCRLSKGTFSDEFVLKCPCHGWEYDIRSGKYLGDKDEELSVFENKVEDGEILVLL from the coding sequence ATGCCGGAAAAATCCTGGTTCTTTGCTATAAAAGACGATGACCTTAAAGAAGGCAGTATGGAGTTTGCAAGGGTAAAAGGAACACCTGTACTTCTTATCAGAAAGAATGATACTGTATATTCCCTTTTCGGAAAATGCAAACACATGGGCTGTCGTTTATCAAAAGGTACGTTTAGTGATGAATTTGTTCTCAAATGTCCGTGCCATGGTTGGGAATATGACATAAGGTCCGGTAAATATCTCGGAGATAAGGATGAAGAGCTTTCTGTCTTTGAGAACAAGGTAGAAGACGGAGAAATACTTGTCCTTCTTTAA
- a CDS encoding Rieske (2Fe-2S) protein — protein sequence MTSWIVAASESDVKEGKMKPVEAGGVRILLIRVDGEIFAIENRCPHMNCPLQGGILVDHSIKCPCHSWTFDLRTGAYVASDKIKVNVYETQIKDGKISVLV from the coding sequence ATGACTTCGTGGATAGTAGCTGCAAGTGAAAGTGATGTGAAAGAAGGTAAAATGAAACCCGTGGAAGCGGGAGGTGTCAGAATTCTGCTGATCCGTGTTGACGGAGAGATCTTTGCCATTGAGAACCGTTGTCCTCACATGAACTGTCCTCTGCAGGGTGGTATTCTTGTAGATCACTCTATCAAATGTCCCTGTCATAGCTGGACCTTTGATCTGCGAACCGGGGCATATGTAGCATCAGACAAAATTAAGGTCAATGTATATGAAACACAGATCAAGGATGGAAAAATATCTGTCCTTGTGTGA
- a CDS encoding Rieske (2Fe-2S) protein has protein sequence MKQEDNWIFALKEDELGNGEKKPLLIEGNKVLVLRIDDDFFAMSNKCPHMECPLSKGTLEQYVIKCPCHDWRFDVREGKFLDAEEIRVPIYETKVMEEGVFVNLSMEGAGK, from the coding sequence ATGAAACAGGAAGATAACTGGATATTCGCACTTAAGGAAGATGAACTTGGCAATGGTGAAAAGAAACCTTTGCTTATAGAAGGCAACAAAGTGCTTGTTCTAAGGATTGATGATGACTTCTTTGCAATGTCCAATAAATGTCCGCATATGGAGTGTCCTCTTTCAAAGGGAACTCTTGAACAATACGTGATCAAATGTCCCTGTCATGACTGGAGATTTGATGTCCGTGAAGGCAAATTCCTTGATGCAGAAGAGATCAGGGTACCTATCTATGAAACCAAGGTTATGGAAGAAGGTGTTTTTGTAAATTTAAGTATGGAAGGTGCAGGTAAATGA
- a CDS encoding glutaredoxin family protein: MKKVVMYTLSTCPWCMRAKKFFREHDVPFEYTDYDKADAKTKEAIKEDCLAHGAEMSFPFVKIDDEVVVGYNPDKYAALLDL, from the coding sequence ATGAAGAAAGTGGTAATGTATACCCTGAGCACCTGTCCCTGGTGCATGAGGGCTAAGAAATTCTTCAGGGAACATGATGTTCCTTTTGAATATACTGATTATGATAAAGCAGATGCTAAGACTAAGGAAGCCATAAAAGAAGATTGTCTTGCACACGGGGCAGAAATGTCATTCCCGTTCGTTAAAATTGATGATGAAGTAGTAGTTGGCTACAATCCTGACAAATATGCTGCATTACTGGATCTTTGA
- a CDS encoding ferredoxin-thioredoxin reductase catalytic domain-containing protein, which translates to MDNEKRKEQLRTMFSKVVDPLGYKFSPDEELVEFLLEQEVNIEKEKGSPFCPCQGLTDEREHDMKLVCPCIPFHREHYDAMRRCWCGLYVHKDVEDPDSLMQISLREFLESKNKS; encoded by the coding sequence ATGGACAACGAAAAGCGAAAAGAGCAACTGAGAACTATGTTCTCAAAAGTTGTGGATCCTCTGGGATACAAATTCAGTCCTGATGAGGAACTGGTTGAGTTCCTGCTTGAACAGGAAGTCAACATTGAAAAAGAAAAAGGCAGTCCGTTCTGTCCATGCCAGGGACTTACGGATGAAAGGGAACATGACATGAAACTTGTGTGCCCGTGCATTCCATTTCACCGGGAACACTATGATGCAATGAGACGCTGCTGGTGTGGTCTCTATGTCCACAAGGATGTTGAAGATCCTGACAGCCTGATGCAGATTTCTCTCAGGGAGTTTCTGGAATCAAAAAATAAAAGTTGA
- a CDS encoding nitroreductase → MGVAENAVIENIKTRRSVREFTDEDVNNEDIKAIIDAGIHAPSAFNSQPWFFVVVKNREMMTRISNHCKPRLLAKLEEATGETIEEFKKYLSMEEFDIFYNAPVLIIILGNNAAITADYDCSLCAENMMLAAHSMGIGSCWIGSACFVQESAELLEELGITPDYRVIAPIVFGYESKMTEEPPKKEPPIVWVD, encoded by the coding sequence ATGGGTGTGGCAGAAAATGCTGTAATTGAAAATATAAAGACCAGAAGAAGTGTCCGTGAGTTTACGGATGAAGACGTAAATAATGAGGATATTAAGGCTATAATTGATGCCGGTATCCATGCACCATCAGCTTTTAACAGTCAGCCTTGGTTTTTTGTTGTAGTTAAAAATCGCGAAATGATGACACGCATCTCTAATCACTGTAAACCACGTCTTCTGGCAAAGCTGGAAGAGGCTACCGGTGAAACGATAGAAGAGTTCAAAAAGTATCTGTCCATGGAAGAATTCGATATATTCTATAATGCTCCGGTACTGATCATTATTCTTGGTAATAATGCAGCTATAACTGCGGACTATGATTGTTCTCTTTGTGCTGAGAATATGATGCTTGCAGCTCATTCAATGGGAATTGGCAGTTGCTGGATAGGTTCTGCCTGTTTTGTACAGGAAAGTGCTGAACTACTTGAGGAACTAGGGATTACACCTGATTACAGGGTAATTGCACCTATTGTATTCGGTTATGAATCGAAGATGACCGAAGAACCACCTAAAAAAGAACCTCCGATCGTCTGGGTTGACTAA
- a CDS encoding nitrogenase component 1, which translates to MSERNYTTVNPCIMCQPIGSVMAFKGIEDSMVLLHGSQGCSTYMRLHLAHHFREPVDIGSSSLSEKGAVYGGSENLKKALKNIISRYNPKVIGVATTCLAETIGDDISRIISEFIEEENIGDERIIIPVPTPSYEESHNSGYIKAVEAIVKTFTMDDSKKAIFNNKLNVVLSENISPEDTRELKYVFDSIVGHNSYILLPDISETFDAPMTGELHKIPQGGTTHADIEDMKNSAATIGLGITNDNKAVNYLEQTFDIPSQNLPLPIGLEYTDRVLAALSNISGAEIPDYFQKERGRLIDAMVDSHKYVYGTKVAIYGDPNNVLGMLSLALENGMHPILVVASSKSPRFAEQAMERVKQVKPDCDVTILEDVDFDTFNDAVKKAKPQMLIGNSNGKYIAKEMNIPLIRFGFPIHDRVGAQRLLTLGYKGAMRMLDRITNTILEVQDTELAAKWSEPESYVPLGESSFHSAEA; encoded by the coding sequence ATGAGTGAAAGAAACTACACCACTGTAAATCCATGTATCATGTGCCAGCCTATTGGCAGCGTAATGGCTTTTAAGGGAATCGAAGATTCAATGGTCCTCTTACACGGATCACAGGGTTGCAGTACTTATATGAGACTGCACCTTGCACACCATTTCAGAGAACCTGTGGACATCGGTTCAAGTTCACTGAGTGAGAAGGGAGCCGTGTATGGTGGAAGCGAGAACCTCAAGAAGGCACTTAAGAACATCATATCACGTTACAACCCAAAGGTCATTGGTGTCGCTACAACGTGTCTTGCAGAGACGATAGGAGATGACATTTCACGAATTATCAGTGAATTCATAGAAGAGGAAAACATTGGCGATGAGAGAATCATCATCCCTGTTCCAACACCGAGCTATGAAGAGAGTCACAACAGCGGATACATCAAGGCTGTTGAAGCTATTGTCAAGACTTTCACGATGGATGATTCAAAGAAGGCCATATTCAACAATAAGCTCAATGTCGTACTTTCAGAGAACATCTCACCTGAAGATACAAGGGAACTGAAGTACGTGTTTGACAGTATTGTGGGACACAACTCATACATACTTCTCCCTGATATCTCTGAGACTTTTGATGCTCCTATGACAGGAGAACTTCACAAGATCCCACAGGGAGGAACAACCCATGCTGATATTGAAGACATGAAGAACAGTGCTGCAACCATCGGACTTGGAATTACCAATGATAACAAAGCGGTCAACTACCTTGAGCAGACCTTTGACATCCCTTCGCAGAATCTGCCCCTCCCGATAGGACTTGAGTACACTGACAGGGTTTTGGCCGCATTGTCTAATATATCCGGGGCAGAGATACCTGACTATTTCCAGAAGGAAAGAGGAAGGCTTATCGATGCCATGGTGGACTCTCACAAGTATGTTTACGGAACTAAGGTTGCCATTTATGGTGATCCTAACAACGTACTGGGTATGCTTTCCCTGGCACTTGAGAACGGAATGCACCCTATTCTTGTGGTTGCTTCCAGCAAGTCTCCAAGGTTTGCTGAGCAGGCCATGGAAAGAGTAAAGCAGGTAAAGCCTGACTGCGATGTCACAATCCTTGAGGATGTTGACTTTGATACCTTCAATGACGCTGTCAAGAAGGCAAAGCCACAGATGCTTATTGGCAACTCAAATGGAAAGTACATTGCAAAGGAAATGAACATCCCGTTAATTAGATTTGGATTCCCGATCCACGACAGAGTCGGTGCCCAGAGGCTACTGACACTTGGATACAAGGGAGCAATGCGCATGCTTGACAGAATTACCAATACTATCCTGGAAGTCCAGGATACTGAATTAGCTGCGAAATGGTCTGAACCGGAAAGCTACGTTCCGCTCGGCGAAAGTAGCTTTCACTCCGCAGAAGCGTGA
- the nifE gene encoding nitrogenase iron-molybdenum cofactor biosynthesis protein NifE: protein MPDITSVVDTLDERKPYIELKQANKFGELSCDSTSIAGSMSQRACVYSGARVALNPVTDAIHLVHGPIGCASYTWDIRGSLSSDKETFRTSFSTDMKELDVVFGGEKKLSKSIDELVELYNPPVIFVYSTCIVGIIGDDLEAICKEATERVGIPVIPVQSEGFKGTKSDGYKAACHALMQLIGTKEPEITSEYRINILGDYNVAGDVWLVKPLFEKMGIQVITSMTGDATADSISKAHGAQLNLVQCSGSMTYLAKWMNKKYGIPFIKVSYFGIEDLAIALRSTAEFFGSEEMMNIAEEIIEQETNRIMPEIQEIRSRLEGKTAAIYMGGAAKALTLIKGFRELGMEVVIIGTQTGKRDDYKQISYQVKDGTVIVDDANPLELADLLVNQKADLMVAGVKERFLAYKLGVSFCDFNHDRTIEFEGYDGFLNFARELDISVNSPVWRYVGSKIGDSYSGSSGAEETTDSTAKAGTIKKIEGDSNMQKINPITFQQEPVA, encoded by the coding sequence ATGCCAGACATTACAAGCGTGGTTGACACGCTGGATGAAAGAAAGCCATACATAGAACTGAAGCAGGCAAACAAGTTCGGAGAACTTTCATGCGATAGTACATCTATTGCAGGTTCAATGAGCCAGAGAGCCTGTGTATATTCAGGAGCACGTGTGGCACTTAATCCCGTAACCGATGCAATTCACCTCGTGCACGGTCCTATAGGTTGTGCAAGCTACACCTGGGATATCAGAGGAAGCCTGTCAAGTGACAAGGAGACCTTCCGTACCAGTTTCTCAACTGATATGAAGGAACTCGATGTTGTATTCGGTGGCGAGAAAAAACTCTCAAAGAGCATTGACGAACTGGTCGAGTTATACAACCCGCCTGTCATCTTTGTCTATTCAACCTGTATTGTCGGTATAATCGGCGACGATCTCGAAGCCATTTGTAAGGAAGCCACAGAAAGAGTAGGAATACCTGTTATTCCTGTTCAGTCAGAAGGATTCAAGGGTACAAAGTCCGATGGATATAAGGCAGCATGTCATGCACTTATGCAGCTTATCGGAACAAAGGAACCTGAAATTACATCTGAATACAGGATCAACATTCTTGGCGACTACAACGTAGCAGGAGACGTCTGGTTAGTAAAGCCCCTCTTTGAGAAGATGGGAATACAGGTGATCACTTCTATGACAGGAGATGCGACGGCAGATAGCATCTCAAAGGCTCATGGAGCACAGCTGAATCTTGTTCAGTGTTCAGGTTCCATGACATATCTCGCGAAGTGGATGAATAAGAAGTACGGAATACCATTCATAAAGGTCAGCTACTTTGGAATAGAAGACCTTGCAATAGCACTTAGATCAACTGCTGAATTCTTCGGTTCAGAAGAAATGATGAACATCGCAGAAGAAATAATCGAGCAGGAAACAAACAGAATAATGCCTGAAATACAGGAAATCAGAAGCAGACTTGAAGGGAAGACTGCAGCAATTTACATGGGCGGGGCAGCCAAGGCATTAACATTGATAAAGGGCTTCCGTGAACTCGGAATGGAAGTCGTTATAATCGGAACACAGACCGGAAAGAGAGACGATTACAAGCAGATAAGTTACCAGGTAAAGGATGGTACTGTCATTGTAGATGACGCAAATCCACTGGAACTTGCAGACCTCCTTGTAAATCAGAAGGCAGACCTCATGGTTGCAGGTGTCAAGGAAAGGTTCCTGGCTTACAAGCTTGGAGTATCATTCTGTGACTTTAACCATGACAGAACAATTGAGTTTGAAGGCTATGACGGATTCCTTAACTTCGCAAGGGAGCTTGACATTTCAGTCAACAGTCCTGTGTGGAGATACGTCGGCAGCAAGATAGGAGACTCATATTCCGGCAGCAGCGGGGCAGAAGAAACAACTGATTCAACTGCAAAGGCAGGAACAATCAAGAAGATCGAAGGGGATAGCAATATGCAGAAGATCAATCCCATTACATTTCAGCAGGAGCCAGTGGCATGA
- the nifK gene encoding nitrogenase molybdenum-iron protein subunit beta, whose translation MLDYTPKEKVERNALVVNPAKICQPIGASYAALGIRNCMPHSHGSQGCLSYLRMCLTRHFREPTIGTTSSFYEGTAVFGGASNLKQSLKNIEAVYTPEVVAIHTTCLSETIGDDVNSIIEDVKEEGLIDPSIKLCAASTPSYVGSHVTGYDNMVKSFVTTFAQKTKPNGKLNVIPGFVDPGDIREIKRLLSIMNIPTIVFPDQTDVLDTGIGMERGLFANGGTPIGDVEDSANSMGTIALCGMAGGAAATVFKNKFKMPVQIGPAPIGVRFTDRFVMKAAELANVAIPPELEQERARVVDMMTDAHPHFYGKKVAIFGDPDIIEGLTSLVLEMGMEPTVVLSGSESKAFEERVSEMVHPLYPDSQILTGADLFTLHQIIKNEPVDMLIGNTYGKHIALAEDIPLIRVGFPIMDRANLHHFPVMGYAGAARMIEWIGNTFLDIKDKTVPEEELEVVQ comes from the coding sequence ATGTTAGATTATACACCAAAGGAAAAGGTGGAGAGAAATGCACTGGTTGTTAACCCTGCAAAGATCTGCCAGCCTATTGGCGCATCATATGCTGCACTGGGCATACGCAACTGTATGCCTCACAGCCACGGTTCACAGGGATGTCTTTCATACCTGAGGATGTGCCTTACAAGACACTTCAGGGAACCAACCATCGGTACAACCAGCAGTTTCTATGAAGGAACTGCAGTATTCGGCGGTGCATCAAACCTCAAGCAGTCACTCAAGAACATAGAAGCTGTATACACACCTGAAGTTGTAGCAATTCACACAACCTGTCTCTCAGAGACAATTGGTGACGATGTAAACTCCATCATAGAAGATGTAAAGGAAGAAGGACTCATCGACCCATCCATCAAGCTCTGTGCAGCATCAACCCCAAGTTATGTGGGTTCCCACGTAACAGGTTACGACAACATGGTAAAGTCATTTGTCACAACCTTTGCACAGAAGACAAAGCCAAACGGAAAGCTGAACGTAATTCCTGGTTTCGTAGACCCTGGAGACATTCGTGAGATCAAGAGATTACTCTCTATCATGAATATCCCTACAATCGTCTTCCCTGACCAGACAGATGTTCTGGATACCGGAATTGGAATGGAAAGAGGACTGTTCGCAAACGGTGGAACACCGATCGGTGACGTAGAGGACAGTGCAAACTCCATGGGTACCATCGCACTCTGTGGAATGGCAGGAGGCGCAGCAGCAACCGTATTCAAGAACAAGTTCAAGATGCCGGTACAGATTGGCCCTGCACCAATAGGCGTACGCTTTACAGACAGGTTCGTTATGAAGGCAGCTGAGCTTGCAAACGTTGCTATCCCACCTGAACTTGAACAGGAAAGGGCAAGGGTCGTTGACATGATGACAGATGCTCACCCACACTTCTACGGAAAGAAGGTAGCCATATTCGGTGACCCAGACATAATAGAAGGTCTGACAAGCCTGGTGCTTGAAATGGGAATGGAACCAACTGTGGTACTCTCCGGTTCAGAGAGCAAGGCTTTCGAGGAAAGGGTATCTGAAATGGTACACCCATTGTATCCAGACTCACAGATCCTTACCGGGGCAGACCTGTTCACTCTCCACCAGATCATCAAGAACGAACCTGTGGACATGCTGATAGGTAACACCTATGGTAAGCACATAGCACTTGCAGAAGACATACCACTGATCAGGGTAGGATTCCCGATCATGGACAGGGCAAACCTCCACCACTTCCCGGTCATGGGATATGCAGGAGCAGCCCGCATGATCGAGTGGATCGGAAACACTTTCCTTGACATCAAGGACAAGACAGTTCCTGAAGAAGAACTTGAGGTCGTACAGTAA